Proteins encoded by one window of Akkermansia muciniphila ATCC BAA-835:
- the rsmA gene encoding 16S rRNA (adenine(1518)-N(6)/adenine(1519)-N(6))-dimethyltransferase RsmA → MKPSEIRNVLEDHEVRPSKSLGQNFLTDENVARWIVEQLEIRPQDCVVEVGPGTGSLTEHAAPLCRKLVLVEFDSRLAEYQKERWAGDPHVEVHHADGASWDPRGLFAEAPVKFLGNLPYSAGGAILQNFLSRPSAVERAVVMLQKEFIDRILATPDDDAFGLLSLRIQKNWIPRALKTIPPEAFHPRPRIDSTVMLLTPRPARELPPYDDRLMDELMRKAFSQRRKQLKKQLPASPPWEGVAASLGLSPSARAEELNLSQWVELARVYDTNPLKDVAQSGDELFDIVDELNQVTGQGTRREIHEGSLRHRAVHMFLVNKHGAVLLQKRSLWKDRQPGKWDSSAAGHLDAGESYEEAAVRELKEELGVSGCGLQKIADFDAGENNGWEFISLYEGRYSGKVRFPAAEVDSVQWFTPEQIQAWVERRPQDFSPAFIPCWNAWLAANRKNHSNSNTYHDKP, encoded by the coding sequence ATGAAACCGTCCGAGATCAGGAATGTTCTGGAAGACCATGAAGTGCGCCCCAGCAAGTCCCTGGGGCAGAATTTCCTGACGGATGAAAATGTGGCCCGCTGGATTGTGGAGCAGCTCGAAATCCGGCCGCAGGATTGCGTGGTGGAGGTAGGGCCTGGAACCGGCTCCCTGACGGAACATGCCGCACCCCTTTGCCGCAAACTGGTTCTGGTGGAATTTGATTCCCGTCTGGCGGAGTACCAGAAAGAGCGCTGGGCCGGTGATCCCCATGTGGAGGTTCACCATGCAGACGGCGCTTCCTGGGATCCGCGGGGGCTGTTTGCGGAGGCCCCTGTCAAATTCCTTGGCAATCTTCCCTATTCCGCGGGGGGAGCCATCCTCCAGAATTTCCTGTCCAGGCCCAGTGCTGTGGAACGTGCCGTGGTGATGCTTCAGAAGGAGTTTATCGACCGCATTCTGGCGACGCCGGATGATGATGCCTTCGGGCTGTTGTCCCTGCGCATCCAGAAAAACTGGATTCCCCGTGCCCTCAAAACCATTCCGCCGGAAGCGTTTCATCCCCGTCCGCGTATTGATTCCACCGTGATGCTGCTCACTCCCCGTCCTGCCCGCGAGTTGCCTCCATATGACGACCGCCTGATGGATGAACTGATGCGCAAGGCTTTTTCCCAGCGGCGCAAACAATTGAAAAAACAGCTCCCCGCTTCTCCTCCGTGGGAGGGCGTGGCTGCTTCCCTGGGGCTTTCCCCTTCCGCCAGGGCTGAGGAATTGAATTTGTCCCAGTGGGTGGAATTGGCGCGCGTTTATGATACCAATCCTCTCAAGGATGTGGCGCAGAGCGGAGATGAATTGTTTGACATCGTGGACGAACTCAATCAGGTGACGGGGCAGGGCACGCGCCGGGAAATACATGAAGGCAGCCTTCGTCATCGCGCCGTACATATGTTCCTGGTCAATAAGCATGGAGCTGTGCTTCTCCAGAAAAGGTCCCTGTGGAAAGACAGGCAGCCGGGCAAATGGGATTCCTCCGCAGCCGGGCATCTGGATGCCGGGGAAAGTTATGAGGAAGCTGCGGTGCGGGAGCTGAAGGAAGAACTGGGGGTGTCCGGCTGCGGGCTGCAGAAAATCGCGGATTTTGACGCCGGAGAAAATAACGGCTGGGAATTCATCTCCCTCTATGAAGGGCGGTATTCCGGGAAAGTTCGTTTTCCGGCGGCGGAGGTGGACAGCGTGCAGTGGTTTACGCCGGAGCAAATCCAGGCGTGGGTGGAACGCCGTCCGCAGGATTTCTCGCCTGCGTTCATTCCCTGCTGGAATGCATGGCTGGCCGCGAATAGAAAAAATCATTCTAACTCAAATACATATCATGATAAACCCTGA
- a CDS encoding MATE family efflux transporter, with the protein MNNPSFTSYQKIWLMSYPLMISLIIEHMIGLTDAVFLGRVGDVALGACALGGVYYMAMFMLAFGFGFGAQIIIARRNGERRYNRIAPTMVQGCYFMLVLAVALFAASQYFSPIILRDIIESPQVYGATADYLHWRTYGIFFSFLCVMFRAYYVGITQTKILTVNSIVMLLSNVALNYCLIFGKGGFPAAGIAGAAIASSVSEAVSLLFFIIYTSMTADKRKYGFRRAFTLRPHLLKGMLSISGWTMVQSFISVSIWFIFFLAIEHLGERPLAVTNIVRNISALLIMVISAFATTAGALISNQIGAGEQRCLFKTCGMTLKLTYAILIPLLIILCLFPESVLRAFTDSPSLIAASVNSVYVMASSTLIMAPSFILFNAVSGTGNTKAGFIMEMISLAVYTAVIYYGIIRLKPDVALCWFSEHVYGVTLIFLAWWYLKSGKWRGKKV; encoded by the coding sequence ATGAATAATCCTTCTTTTACTTCCTATCAAAAGATATGGCTCATGTCATACCCCCTCATGATCAGCCTGATCATTGAGCATATGATCGGCCTGACGGATGCCGTCTTCCTGGGGCGCGTGGGGGACGTGGCGCTGGGAGCATGCGCTCTGGGCGGCGTGTATTACATGGCCATGTTCATGCTGGCATTCGGCTTCGGCTTTGGCGCACAAATCATCATTGCGCGCCGCAACGGGGAACGCCGTTACAACAGGATTGCCCCCACCATGGTTCAGGGCTGTTATTTCATGCTGGTCCTGGCGGTAGCCCTTTTCGCCGCATCCCAATATTTTTCCCCCATCATCCTGCGGGACATCATTGAATCTCCACAGGTGTACGGGGCCACGGCGGATTACCTGCACTGGCGCACCTACGGTATTTTTTTCTCTTTCCTCTGCGTCATGTTCCGAGCCTATTACGTGGGGATTACCCAGACGAAAATTCTGACGGTCAATTCCATTGTCATGCTCCTGAGCAATGTCGCGTTAAATTACTGCCTCATTTTCGGGAAAGGCGGCTTTCCCGCCGCAGGCATAGCAGGGGCGGCCATTGCCTCCAGCGTATCGGAAGCAGTCTCCCTTCTCTTTTTCATCATCTACACAAGCATGACGGCGGATAAACGGAAGTACGGCTTCCGCCGGGCATTCACACTCCGCCCCCATCTGCTGAAGGGAATGCTGTCCATTTCCGGATGGACCATGGTGCAATCTTTTATTTCCGTCTCCATCTGGTTTATTTTTTTCCTGGCGATTGAACATTTGGGGGAACGCCCGCTGGCCGTTACCAACATCGTCCGCAATATTTCCGCCCTGCTGATCATGGTGATCAGCGCTTTTGCCACCACGGCAGGAGCTCTCATCAGCAACCAGATTGGAGCGGGAGAACAGCGCTGCCTGTTCAAAACCTGCGGCATGACTCTCAAACTGACATACGCCATCCTGATCCCCCTGCTCATCATACTGTGCCTGTTTCCGGAGTCCGTCCTCCGTGCCTTCACGGATAGTCCGTCCCTGATTGCCGCCAGCGTCAATTCCGTGTATGTGATGGCTTCTTCCACACTGATCATGGCTCCGTCATTCATCCTGTTCAATGCCGTATCCGGCACAGGCAATACCAAGGCGGGATTCATCATGGAAATGATTTCCCTGGCCGTTTACACGGCCGTCATTTATTACGGCATCATCAGGCTCAAGCCGGATGTGGCTCTCTGCTGGTTTTCCGAACACGTTTACGGCGTTACCCTGATCTTCCTGGCATGGTGGTACCTCAAGAGCGGGAAATGGAGAGGCAAAAAGGTTTAG
- a CDS encoding TrkH family potassium uptake protein, protein MNETNEKPLLNRFEVMEMGFGLCTLAALMWLLWWNGFGEIHEDQLSLRYFREILSFLVLGQLTGVIGILREKWLARAIRNPRWVELGLGLVILVMLAGDFFHSTFISKIELQNIFRALCLCYGAAPLLNLKEYFFRIARRNRGFHLPRIRPALLFLLTLIAFIALGGTLLMSPGATKDGIVLSATDAYFISTSAVCVTGLVPLNVHEHFTNYGQTILLVLFQVGAFGIMTFTYFVSLMVGQGLSLRSKVTISNLLDEEGIAQVDRFIKNIIAVTFGVEALGAIGLYFSWRHVPGLEGDTLWWYAVFHSVSGFCNAGFSLFADNLATPGVAYNMGGQITIMVMVLCGSLGFAMYLEIVRRARVALGWDARNTVSRHWSTYSWLVVRMTAALVLGGGLILFLIKIIDGSLFTSADPWYWILWESLFNATARTAGFNISNMALNSAPYALFLGALMFIGGNPGSTTGGVHTTAFAVSCGEVARILQGKKDVVMHKRRIARNVVERAVITVILAGAWVGMMTTVMCFAEPRLSLERLFFEVVSSFATVGFSWNVTPELSDAGKWIIVFNMIVGRVGMVAFVLAFMKQPTKSPLRYPETRLPLS, encoded by the coding sequence GTGAATGAGACGAATGAAAAACCGCTATTGAACCGTTTTGAGGTCATGGAAATGGGGTTCGGCCTGTGCACACTGGCCGCATTGATGTGGCTGCTGTGGTGGAACGGCTTCGGGGAAATTCATGAAGACCAGCTTTCCCTGCGCTATTTCCGCGAAATTCTCTCCTTCCTGGTGCTGGGCCAGCTCACGGGCGTCATCGGCATTTTGCGGGAAAAATGGCTTGCCAGGGCCATCCGCAACCCCCGGTGGGTAGAACTGGGGCTGGGGCTGGTGATTCTGGTCATGCTGGCAGGCGACTTTTTCCATTCCACCTTTATCTCCAAAATAGAGCTTCAGAACATTTTCCGCGCGCTCTGCCTCTGCTACGGAGCCGCCCCTCTGCTGAACCTCAAGGAATATTTTTTCCGCATCGCCCGCCGGAACAGGGGCTTCCACCTCCCGCGCATTCGTCCCGCCCTTCTTTTCCTGCTTACCCTGATTGCCTTCATTGCGCTGGGAGGAACTCTTCTCATGTCGCCGGGAGCTACCAAGGACGGCATCGTCCTTTCCGCCACGGACGCCTATTTCATCAGCACCAGCGCCGTCTGCGTCACGGGGCTGGTCCCCCTGAATGTTCATGAACACTTCACCAATTACGGACAGACCATTTTGCTGGTGCTTTTCCAAGTGGGAGCTTTCGGCATCATGACGTTCACTTATTTCGTCTCCCTGATGGTTGGCCAGGGGTTGAGCCTGCGTTCCAAGGTAACCATCAGCAACCTGCTGGATGAAGAAGGCATTGCCCAGGTAGACCGGTTCATCAAGAATATTATTGCCGTCACGTTCGGAGTGGAAGCGCTGGGCGCCATAGGCCTCTATTTTTCCTGGAGACATGTTCCGGGGCTGGAGGGAGACACGCTCTGGTGGTACGCCGTCTTCCATTCCGTTTCCGGTTTCTGCAATGCGGGATTCAGCCTGTTTGCGGATAACCTGGCCACACCGGGCGTAGCCTACAATATGGGCGGCCAGATTACCATCATGGTCATGGTGCTTTGCGGCAGCCTGGGATTCGCCATGTATCTGGAAATCGTCCGCCGGGCCAGAGTCGCACTGGGCTGGGATGCCCGGAACACCGTCAGCCGCCACTGGTCCACATACAGCTGGCTGGTCGTACGCATGACCGCCGCTCTGGTGCTTGGCGGCGGGCTGATCCTGTTCCTGATTAAAATAATTGACGGCAGCCTGTTTACGTCTGCCGATCCGTGGTACTGGATTTTGTGGGAGAGCCTGTTCAATGCAACGGCCCGCACAGCAGGATTCAACATTTCGAACATGGCGCTCAACAGCGCTCCATACGCCCTGTTTCTGGGAGCTCTCATGTTCATCGGAGGCAATCCCGGTTCCACCACGGGAGGGGTCCATACCACCGCATTTGCCGTTTCCTGCGGGGAGGTGGCGCGCATTTTACAGGGCAAGAAAGACGTGGTCATGCACAAGCGCCGGATTGCCCGCAATGTGGTGGAACGGGCCGTCATCACCGTCATCCTGGCCGGAGCCTGGGTAGGCATGATGACTACGGTCATGTGTTTTGCAGAACCGCGGTTGAGTCTGGAACGCCTGTTTTTCGAGGTAGTCAGCTCTTTCGCCACGGTAGGCTTTTCATGGAACGTCACTCCGGAACTCAGTGATGCCGGCAAATGGATCATCGTGTTCAACATGATTGTGGGCCGTGTGGGCATGGTGGCTTTCGTGCTGGCCTTCATGAAACAACCAACCAAATCCCCCCTGCGGTATCCGGAAACCAGACTGCCGCTCAGCTGA
- a CDS encoding M15 family metallopeptidase: protein MADSISDLQKDTFYWQRLLRLAGYYHGAIDGIPGNGTRNGTERWSTDADRYKMETGCFDERTERNISTLLPEAQKAARQWFKLARNEAANQGYEAKIICGTRTYAEQNDLYRQRPKVTNARGGQSWHNFGLAWDFGIFQDRNYLPNHPLYTTLGKLYAKIDGLEWGGTWKSFTDPPHLQLHQFGSISEARRSFET from the coding sequence ATGGCTGACAGCATTTCCGACCTGCAGAAAGATACCTTCTACTGGCAAAGGCTCTTGCGCCTGGCCGGGTACTATCACGGAGCCATTGACGGCATTCCCGGCAACGGCACGCGGAACGGAACGGAACGCTGGAGCACGGACGCCGACCGGTACAAAATGGAGACCGGATGCTTTGACGAACGCACCGAACGGAACATCTCCACCCTTCTTCCGGAAGCGCAAAAAGCCGCCCGGCAGTGGTTCAAACTGGCCCGGAATGAAGCCGCCAACCAGGGATATGAAGCAAAAATTATCTGCGGAACGCGCACGTATGCCGAACAGAATGACCTCTACAGGCAACGCCCTAAAGTAACGAATGCCCGCGGCGGCCAGAGCTGGCACAACTTCGGCCTGGCCTGGGATTTTGGAATTTTCCAGGACCGCAACTACCTGCCCAATCACCCTCTTTACACCACTCTTGGCAAACTTTACGCAAAAATTGACGGCCTGGAGTGGGGAGGAACATGGAAATCCTTTACAGATCCGCCGCATTTGCAGCTCCATCAATTCGGAAGCATTTCCGAAGCGCGCAGAAGTTTCGAAACATGA
- a CDS encoding glycosyltransferase, whose protein sequence is MSSPIRRLFVNGFPSLYGGAGTELHHQIIVWRKMGVEVHLIPSWDYHGEPLYNEMVSLGVIMHAPADWSAVQPGDPVLGFCNAGFLNALPEIRRHTKRTVFINCMTWLFPREKEAMQKGEIAMFLYQNEAVRQEAMPVLRKLNGDPQVQFLTFRPYFHAESFPFIRERDEDFFGCGRISRQDADKFAANTLHIYGAFVSPVQKRGLFLGFDKRSEAKIGRPFDWIRIARNQREVSQQDFYRHSRIILQPTDTTENWPRIGFEAMASGSVLIVDNRGGWRQMVEHGKTGWLCSNERDFIYYASKMACEPNLRDDMAEAARARGLELGGLDVSLESWKEVLEAMARLPE, encoded by the coding sequence ATGAGCAGTCCAATCAGGAGATTATTCGTCAACGGGTTCCCGAGCCTCTACGGAGGAGCGGGAACGGAACTTCACCACCAGATCATTGTCTGGCGCAAGATGGGCGTGGAAGTCCATCTCATCCCGTCCTGGGATTACCACGGGGAGCCTCTTTACAACGAGATGGTTTCCCTGGGCGTTATCATGCACGCCCCAGCGGACTGGTCGGCTGTCCAACCCGGCGACCCCGTGCTCGGTTTCTGCAATGCCGGCTTCCTCAACGCCTTGCCGGAAATACGAAGGCATACGAAACGCACAGTTTTCATCAACTGCATGACGTGGCTTTTCCCCAGGGAAAAGGAGGCCATGCAAAAGGGGGAAATCGCCATGTTCCTCTATCAGAATGAAGCCGTCCGCCAGGAAGCCATGCCCGTGCTGCGCAAGCTCAACGGCGACCCGCAAGTGCAGTTCCTGACCTTCAGGCCCTATTTCCATGCGGAATCCTTTCCCTTTATCCGGGAACGCGATGAGGATTTCTTCGGTTGCGGGCGCATCTCCCGCCAGGATGCCGACAAATTCGCGGCCAACACCCTGCATATCTACGGCGCATTCGTATCCCCCGTGCAGAAGCGCGGCCTTTTCCTCGGTTTTGACAAGAGGAGCGAAGCCAAGATAGGCCGGCCCTTCGACTGGATTCGGATTGCCCGCAATCAAAGGGAAGTTTCCCAGCAGGATTTTTATAGGCACAGCCGGATCATCCTCCAGCCGACGGATACGACGGAGAACTGGCCCCGCATCGGCTTTGAGGCGATGGCCAGCGGAAGCGTGCTCATTGTGGACAACCGGGGCGGGTGGCGGCAGATGGTGGAGCACGGCAAAACAGGATGGCTGTGCAGCAACGAAAGGGATTTCATCTACTACGCTTCCAAAATGGCCTGTGAACCGAATCTTCGCGATGACATGGCGGAGGCGGCCCGGGCGCGCGGCCTGGAGCTGGGCGGGCTGGATGTTTCCCTGGAGAGCTGGAAGGAAGTGCTGGAGGCGATGGCAAGACTCCCGGAATGA
- a CDS encoding alpha-1,2-fucosyltransferase — MNKKYVSPCFLPGMRLGNIMFTLAAACAHARTVGVECRVPWAYNDASLMLRSRLGGWVLPSTPCGTNEPPSWQEPSFAYCPVPSRIRTGGLRGYFQSARYFEGQEAFIRALFAPLTAEKEPGAVGIHIRLGDYRRLRDKHRILDPGFLRRAAGHLSSGKNRLVLFSDEPDEAAEMLARVPAFGRFALEIDRGAPCESLRRMTAMEELVMSCSSFSWWGAWLGNTRKVIVPRDWFVGGVEDYRDIYLPHWVTL, encoded by the coding sequence ATGAATAAAAAATATGTTTCCCCGTGTTTCCTGCCCGGCATGCGGCTGGGCAACATCATGTTCACGCTGGCGGCCGCCTGTGCCCACGCCCGTACCGTAGGGGTGGAGTGCCGGGTGCCCTGGGCTTACAATGACGCTTCCCTGATGCTGCGCTCCCGGCTCGGCGGCTGGGTGCTCCCTTCTACGCCGTGCGGCACCAATGAACCTCCATCCTGGCAGGAACCTTCCTTTGCCTATTGTCCGGTTCCCTCCCGCATCCGGACGGGCGGGCTTCGCGGCTACTTCCAGAGCGCACGGTATTTTGAAGGGCAGGAAGCGTTCATCCGGGCGCTTTTCGCGCCTCTCACCGCGGAGAAGGAGCCCGGCGCCGTTGGCATTCACATCCGGCTTGGGGACTACAGGCGCCTCCGTGACAAGCACCGCATTCTGGACCCTGGTTTCCTGCGGAGGGCCGCAGGGCATTTATCATCCGGGAAGAACCGTCTGGTGCTGTTCAGCGATGAGCCGGACGAGGCGGCGGAGATGCTTGCGCGCGTGCCGGCATTCGGACGCTTTGCGCTGGAAATCGACCGCGGCGCTCCGTGCGAATCCCTCCGCCGCATGACGGCGATGGAGGAACTCGTCATGTCGTGTTCTTCCTTTTCCTGGTGGGGCGCGTGGCTGGGAAATACCCGGAAGGTCATCGTTCCGCGCGACTGGTTTGTCGGCGGTGTGGAAGACTACCGGGATATTTACCTGCCCCATTGGGTAACACTGTAA
- a CDS encoding glycosyl transferase family protein — MNTRTVTSLWVGGELPLMSVLCIKSFLDHGHAFQLFTYRNYDNIPAGTLVRDARDILPEEAIFHDSHNSLAPFSDWFRMKFLSQEGGFWVDMDVICLGDELPASPLWFCREWAEVVAVGAMAFPPGHSVPATLCRLAEDPALRVPWDSPEEVRAKEELLRRVPDIADRRRQVPWGFCGPTGMTRALRHCGLFDRAAPSSHMYPVPWTRWRDCYNGSIRLAGPELSNAWCVHLWGEMARREPDAWENMSRSSMAGELLDRHLPGHAWKPAPGPRKKVNILVGICSCTGAANRRKACRETWLSHPQEGVECRFFLGRRTPLPNEPDVVALWVEDDYRHLPAKGLAFYQYALEHYDFDWLFKCDDDTWLALDRLESLCDGRYDLVGDMSLADRGFPSGGAGYLMSRALVEGIVAHGGRVPAVGAEDVIFGRLARELGARVHATPRLFLSHAPAPHRLNDQVSAHWCSPGRMHGIEALFHDEPVAVYDAVHPHWRDELLFFARGRFMRGAGGCTGRYVLQDGLLTLFWDDWAPEALEKNGSGFSRGPFSLTPAAGSRQLPFPESVS, encoded by the coding sequence ATGAATACGAGAACCGTTACAAGCCTCTGGGTGGGCGGGGAACTTCCCCTGATGTCCGTTCTGTGCATCAAATCGTTCCTGGACCATGGCCATGCTTTCCAGCTTTTCACCTACCGGAATTACGACAATATTCCCGCGGGAACGCTTGTGCGCGATGCGCGGGATATTCTCCCGGAGGAGGCGATTTTCCATGATTCCCACAATAGCCTGGCGCCGTTTTCCGATTGGTTCCGCATGAAATTCCTTTCACAGGAAGGCGGCTTCTGGGTGGATATGGACGTCATCTGCCTGGGTGATGAACTTCCTGCCTCTCCTCTCTGGTTCTGCAGGGAGTGGGCGGAGGTGGTGGCCGTAGGCGCCATGGCCTTTCCTCCCGGTCATTCCGTTCCCGCAACCCTGTGCCGCCTTGCTGAGGATCCGGCGCTCCGCGTCCCCTGGGACTCTCCGGAAGAAGTCCGGGCCAAGGAGGAACTGCTACGCCGTGTGCCGGATATCGCCGATCGCCGGCGCCAGGTTCCATGGGGATTTTGCGGCCCCACCGGGATGACGCGCGCGTTGCGCCACTGCGGCCTGTTTGACCGGGCCGCTCCGTCTTCCCACATGTATCCGGTCCCCTGGACGAGATGGCGCGACTGCTACAACGGCAGCATACGCCTTGCCGGGCCGGAATTGTCCAATGCCTGGTGCGTCCACCTCTGGGGAGAGATGGCCAGGCGGGAGCCGGACGCCTGGGAAAATATGAGCCGCAGCAGCATGGCAGGCGAGCTGCTGGACAGGCATCTGCCGGGCCACGCCTGGAAGCCTGCCCCCGGGCCGCGTAAAAAAGTGAATATCCTGGTGGGCATCTGCAGCTGCACAGGCGCGGCGAACCGCCGCAAGGCGTGCCGGGAGACCTGGCTTTCCCATCCTCAGGAGGGTGTGGAATGCAGATTTTTCCTGGGGCGGCGCACTCCTTTGCCCAATGAGCCCGATGTAGTGGCCCTTTGGGTGGAGGACGATTACAGGCACCTGCCCGCCAAGGGGCTTGCCTTTTATCAATATGCCCTGGAACATTATGACTTTGACTGGCTTTTCAAGTGCGACGACGATACCTGGCTGGCGCTTGACCGCCTGGAAAGCCTCTGCGACGGCCGCTATGACCTTGTGGGCGACATGTCCCTGGCGGACAGGGGGTTCCCCAGCGGCGGAGCGGGCTACCTGATGAGCCGGGCGCTTGTGGAGGGTATTGTGGCGCACGGCGGCCGGGTTCCCGCCGTCGGGGCGGAGGACGTCATCTTCGGCCGGCTGGCGCGGGAACTGGGCGCGCGCGTCCATGCCACGCCGCGCCTCTTCCTCAGCCATGCTCCGGCGCCCCACCGCCTGAATGACCAGGTGAGCGCCCATTGGTGCTCTCCGGGCAGGATGCACGGCATTGAGGCCCTTTTCCATGATGAACCGGTGGCCGTTTATGACGCCGTGCATCCCCATTGGAGGGACGAACTCCTGTTTTTTGCCCGGGGCCGTTTCATGCGCGGCGCCGGCGGCTGCACCGGGCGCTACGTCCTGCAGGACGGGCTTCTCACGCTGTTCTGGGATGACTGGGCGCCGGAAGCTCTGGAAAAAAACGGCAGCGGATTTTCCCGCGGTCCGTTCTCCCTGACCCCTGCCGCCGGCAGCCGGCAGCTTCCTTTTCCGGAGTCCGTGTCCTGA